The proteins below are encoded in one region of Vespula pensylvanica isolate Volc-1 chromosome 4, ASM1446617v1, whole genome shotgun sequence:
- the LOC122628621 gene encoding kinase D-interacting substrate of 220 kDa B isoform X1, whose protein sequence is MSDIEEKKDKISENREMEEKKKKESEIIGEYPSVAYRLESEMSISRRIDERRSMSSELEQPTKYTDVQSGTSVNPIRRSSIASAAICSSLAPSLASAFPGVPSNFLPNSQENNSFALRRSATISNISYNERDDNRLEDVKIEDTINNGKNGNGGKRKLKLPFFHLQIPETGWDIDLGYHHHHHYHHHVFPHIHVPVITFTAPTNDGTGRKFNFGIRKHSQTTLHRTDSMVSLCYRSLASYITDDNLAGLQNFLENKRTQVDDRDENGSTALILAAAKGKIQFLRELINYGADVNAEDVDNWTALLCAAKEGHTEICFELLDHGADLEHRDMGGWTPLMWATYKGRSTTVKMLIARGADINAHGNFHISSLLWAAGRGYSEIVKELIAHGAKVNVGDKYGTTALVWGSRKGNVEIVDTLLKAGANVDTAGMYSWTALLVATLGNHIDVVLLLLEHKPNVNALDKDGCTALAIACRDGHHEIANALLNAGAYVNIQDRSGDTNLIHAVKGGHRGVVESLLKKYADVDIAGKDRKTATYIAVEKGNTAILKLLLSANPDLEIATKDGDTPLLRAVRSRNAEIVQLLLDKKAKVSATDRKGDTVLHIAMRARSKGIVEILLRNPKNSQLLYRPNRQGETPYNIDINHPKTILGQIFGARRLNTNEDNENMLGYDLYSSALADILSEPSLSTPITVGLYAKWGSGKSFLLNKLREEMKNFARQWIDPVFQFSTLLFVVVTHVSLLVGVTTGLLVQSWVIGLACGISLIFIIYIFLVLVWYANKRYDWYWPSNFTVAFTTKLNSLKLLLQVIFCHPPGGSVHDGITVQPIKFYFTDQTRVGTTAAGENAVVQMVGSLYDSIENDFGSLSTRLYRAFRPKFDKSTTTWKWRHLCCLPYVVIFEFCFCSLLIGISVLTVYLIDISNNEPTIEKVTAHIIMITVALVLIISIIANLYTWSRTLKALVFSQRRHLQHSISKLETLKSEGFIQTLRSEVNLMTEMVKCLDSFMSQQSRLVLIVDGLDSCEQDKVLLVLDAIQALFSDNGYPFVVILAIDPHIISKAVEVNSRRLFTESNIGGHDYLRNMVHLPFYLQNSGLRKVKVAQQTALHGKKTTWSEAEESINYAATSTMHHSVSNRRLSTESAIMNSNEKLKPQSWKGNRKLRMSESIASSIGSNLNRLGGAQDLNKMLLTDDYFSDVNPRSMRRLMNVVYVTGRLLKAFQIDFNWYHLASWINITEQWPFRTSWLILHYDMYEESLDDSMSLKSLYDKVRPQIPVLKDVQPLLEMDRDERKLDVFLTFHRSSLHVSDMKIFLPFTINLDPYIKKKIKEEQQGLDEEVNLTHYKQVTPWNPPSNIYNPTNISKPIVPSRGVKLNRNPNIPGQQYIPPGPSWTYQPNFDWPATPWVHVPPAEPAPKPLSATTALPSEVLETKLSSMGVSEICDLLDKIEGFNINQAPQYKNVIRDNNINGKVLLHCDMQELKKVLKMAFGDWELFRMIIVSLRELEVSSFGTQDETSRSVRFTVGLEPIARKEHTLQTNTVRVPVHNEKEKGISRTDAPPRRDQVKQSIMEKQYQVTLEEQMICGALQTLNEEACEDVLDLPNPATAPTDSLSGRVASTQDTDYVLLQTNPLFHWVPVNNERESSDDSSCDSTIHLHRANSQHSIASQRSTRSTCSHGRSRSLRRTGSHCNSRPSSLFVSPPPSPRPAFRSKSTDENYVGNNIPLKPTSSLYSSKKRRSVSTLSDDTVPTISTSAIPISVPHASLEKLSKLKDRLIGTTSATSAAGDSDDESTPLVSELSTPTHSQSDSVFRNEYSPDNSSDISADSNKSLPHSSERSAIKQIINNID, encoded by the exons ATGAGtgatatagaagaaaagaaggataagatctctgaaaatagagaaatggaggagaaaaagaagaaagaatcggAGATTATCGGAGAATATCCTTCGGTAGCTTATAGATTAGAAAGTGAAATGTCGATATCGAGAAGGATAGACGAGCGAAGATCAATGTCGAGTGAATTAGAGCAGCCAACGAAGTATACGGATGTGCAATCGGGTACCAGTGTAAATCCTATCAGAAGATCGAGTATAGCAAGTGCGGCCATTTGTTCAAGTTTGGCGCCAAGTTTGGCAAGTGCTTTCCCAGGTGTACCCAGTAATTTTTTGCCAAATTCGCaggaaaataattcattcgcaTTGAGAAGAAGTGCCacaatatctaatatatcgTACAACGAGAGAGATGATAATAGATTAGAGGATGTCAAGATCGAGGATACTATTAACAACGGAAAGAATGGAAATGGTGGTAAACGTAAATTGAAACTACCATTCTTTCATCTTCAAATACCCGAAACTGGTTGGGACATCGATCTTGGctaccatcatcatcaccactaTCATCATCATGTATTTCCACATATTCACGTACCCGTGATCACGTTCACTGCCCCGACGAACGATGGAACAGGTCGCAAGTTCAACTTCGGCATACGAAAACACTCGCAGACG ACTTTGCATCGGACTGACTCGATGGTATCGCTTTGTTATCGGTCGCTTGCCAGCTACATCACGGATGACAATCTCGCTGGTTTGCAAAACTtccttgaaaataaaagaacacaGGTTGATGACCGAGATGAG AACGGTAGCACAGCCCTCATCCTTGCAGCAGCTAAAGGCAAGATCCAATTTCTTCGGGAACTCATTAATTATGGTGCTGACGTCAACGCCGAGGACGTG GACAATTGGACGGCACTACTTTGCGCGGCTAAAGAAGGCCATACAGAGATCTGTTTCGAATTATTGGATCATGGCGCCGATTTGGAGCATCGCGACATG GGAGGATGGACACCCCTTATGTGGGCAACTTACAAAGGTAGATCGACAACGGTGAAGATGTTAATAGCACGTGGTGCTGATATCAATGCTCATGGAAACTTTCATATATCATCGTTGCTTTGGGCAGCTGGTAGAGGATACTCTGAAATAGTTAAAGAATTAATTGCTCATGGTGCTAAAGTCAATGTTGGCGATAAG taTGGTACTACGGCTTTAGTTTGGGGTTCTAGAAAGGGAAACGTGGAGATAGTCGATACATTATTGAAAGCCGGCGCAAATGTAGACACAGCTGGCATG TATTCATGGACAGCTCTTCTTGTGGCGACACTCGGTAATCATATAGACGTAGTGCTATTGCTTTTGGAACATAAGCCGAATGTAAATGCTCTTGACAAAGATGGATGTACGGCCTTGGCGATAGCTTGTCGAGACGGTCATCACGAGATAGCTAATGCACTTTTAAATGCCGGAGCTTATGTCAATATTCAAGATAGATCTGGTGATACCAACTTGATACATGCTGTCAAGGGTGGACACAGAGGAGTCGTTGAATCgcttcttaaaaaatatgctGATGTTGATATCGCTGGCAAG GATAGAAAAACTGCAACGTATATAGCTGTAGAAAAGGGTAACACAGCAATACTAAAACTATTACTAAGTGCTAATCCAGATCTAGAAATTGCAACAAAAGACGGTGATACGCCATTGCTGCGGGCAGTTAGATCGCGCAACGCCGAAATTGTGCAATTATTGTTAGACAAAAAAGCGAAAGTTTCTGCAACCGATAGGAAAGGGGATACTGTATTACACATTGCTATGCGTGCAAGATCTAAAGGCATAGTTGAGATATTACTGAGAAATCCAAAGAATAGTCAATTGCTATATCGGCCGAATCGTCAAGGAGAAACGCCATATAATATAGACATCAATCATCCTAAGACGATTCTAGGACAAATATTTGGTGCTC gTCGGCTTAATACTAATGAGGATAATGAGAATATGCTTGGATACGATTTATACAGTAGCGCGTTAGCAGATATACTTAGCGAACCATCACTGTCCACACCAATAACAGTTGGTTTGTATGCCAAATGGGGTTCTgggaaatcatttttattaaacaaattaagaG aggaaatgaaaaattttgcaCGACAGTGGATCGATCCAGTATTCcaattttctactttattgTTCGTAGTAGTTACTCACGTGTCTTTATTAGTTGGTGTTACAACGGGTCTTCTTGTACAATCGTGGGTCATCGGTCTTGCGTGCGGCATTagtcttatttttattatctacatatttttGGTGCTCGTGTGGTATGCCAATAAGAG ATACGACTGGTATTGGCCATCCAATTTTACAGTAGCTTTTACGACAAAATTGAATTCGTTGAAGCTACTACTGCAAGTAATTTTTTGCCATCCACCTGGTGGAAGTGTTCACGATGGAATTACCGTTCAACCCATCAAGTTTTATTTCACAGATCAAACCAGGGTCGGTACAACAGCTGCCGGAGAAAATGCGGTTGTACAAATGGTGGGATCTCTTTATGATtctattgaaaatgattttggTTCTTTATCTACGAGATTATACAGAGCATTTAGACCAAAATTTGATAAGTCTACCACAACTTGGAAGTGGAGACATCTTTGTTGTTTACCATATGTTGTTATATTTGAATTCTGCTTCTGCAGTTTACTCATTGGTATATCAGTACTTACTGTCTACCTCatagatatatctaataatga ACCAACTATTGAGAAGGTTACAGCGCATATCATTATGATAACTGTTGCCTTAGTATTAATTATCAGTATTATagcaaatttatatacatggaGTCGGACGTTGAAAGCGCTTGTGTTCTCGCAGAGAAGACATCTGCAACATAGTATATCAAAATTAGAAACGTTAAAAAGCGAAGGTTTTATACAAACATTAAGAAGTGAAGTTAATCTAATGACTGAAATG GTAAAATGCTTAGATAGCTTCATGTCTCAACAAAGTAGACTAGTTTTAATAGTAGATGGCCTAGACAGTTGTGAACAAGATAAAGTTCTACTTGTTCTAGATGCTATACAGGCTTTATTTAGTGATAATGGATACCCATTTGTGGTGATCTTAGCCATTGATCCACACATTATATCTAAG gcAGTAGAAGTAAACAGCAGAAGATTATTTACCGAGTCGAATATTGGAGGACATGATTACTTACGAAATATGGTTCATCTTccgttttatttacaaaatagtGGTTTGCGCAAAGTGAAAGTTGCACAACAAACTGCACTTCATGGTAAAAAGACGACTTGGTCGGAAGCTGAGGAGAGTATTAATTATGCCGCTACAAGTACAATGCATCACTCTGTTTCTAATAGAAGACTTAGTACAGAATCTGCTATAATGaatagtaatgaaaaattaaagccACAGAGTTGGAAGGGTAACAGAAAATTACGAATGAGTGAATCCATTGCTAGCAGTATTGGTAGCAATCTAAATCGATTAGGTGGCGCACAAGATCTTAATAAAATGCTTCTGACTGATGATTACTTCAGTGATGTGAATCCACGTAGTATGAGAAGATTAATGAACGTTGTTTATGTCACTGGAAGGTTATTGAAAGCATTCCAGATTGATTTTAATTGGTATCATCTAGCCAGTTGGATCAACATAACAGAACAATGGCCTTTTAGGACATCTTGgttaatattacattacgATATGTACGAGGAAAGTTTGGATGATTCCATGTCATTGAAAAGTCTTTATGATAA AGTGCGCCCACAAATACCAGTGCTGAAAGATGTTCAGCCTCTTCTTGAAATGGATAGAGATGAACGTAAATTGGACGTTTTTCTGACCTTTCATCGGTCTAGCTTACACGTCAgcgatatgaaaatatttttaccatTTACGATTAATCTTGAtccttatataaaaaagaaaataaaggaagaacaGCAAGGATTAGACGAAGAGGTCAATTTAACTCATTATAAACAAGTAACGCCATGGAATCCGCCaagcaatatttataatccaaCTAATATAAGCAAACCTATTGTTCCAAGTCGTGGTGTAAAACTTAATAGAAATCCAAACATACCTGGACAACAGTACATTCCACCAGGACCATCGTGGACTTATCAGCCAAATTTCGATTGGCCTGCTACACCTTGGGTACACGTACCTCCTGCAGAACCTGCACCTAAACCACTTTCTGCAACTACTGCGTTACCA TCAGAAGTTCttgaaacaaaattatctTCTATGGGTGTGAGTGAGATTTGTGACCTTCTTGATAAAATCGAAGGTTTTAACATAAATCAAGCACCGcagtataaaaatgtaatcagagacaataatattaatggaaAGGTTTTGCTTCATTGTGATATgcaagaattaaaaaaa gTTCTTAAAATGGCGTTCGGTGATTGGGAATTATTTCGTATGATAATTGTATCGCTCAGAGAATTGGAAGTATCATCGTTCGGTACTCAAGATGAGACTTCTCGAAGTGTACGATTTACGGTAGGACTCGAGCCTATCGCACGAAAag AACATACTTTGCAAACCAATACTGTTCGCGTACCTGTccataatgaaaaagaaaaaggaatatccAGAACGGATGCACCACCACGACGAGATCAAGTAAAACAATCTATTATGGAAAAACAG TATCAG GTAACTTTAGAAGAACAAATGATCTGTGGTGCTTTACAAACCTTAAATGAAGAAGCTTGCGAAGATGTATTGGATCTTCCAAATCCAGCGACGGCACCAACAGACTCACTTTCAG GACGAGTTGCGTCAACTCAGGATACGGATTACGTCCTTCTACAAACCAATCCACTTTTTCATTGGGTACCGGTTAACAATGAACGGGAAAGTTCTGACGATAGTTCATGCGACTCAACTATACATCTACATCGCGCTAATTCTCAACATAGCATAGCTTCTCAACGAAGTACAAGATCCACTTGTTCTCATGGTCGTAGTAGAAGTTTAAGAAGAACTGGGAGTCATTGCAATAGCAGACCATCctccctttttgtttctcctccACCTTCACCTCGACCTGCCTTTAGATCTAAATCCACCGATGAAAACTACGTGGGAAATAATATACCTTTAAAGCCAACATCTTCCTTATattcatcgaagaaaagaCGTTCTGTATCAACGCTTAGCGACGATACAGTACCAACAATATCTACATCGGCAATACCTATTTCCGTTCCACACGCTAGCTTGGAAAAATTGTCTAAGTTAAAAGATCGTTTAATTGGAACAACTTCGGCAACATCCGCAGCAGGCGACAGTGATGATGAATCTACACCTTTGGTATCAGAATTATCAACACCAACTCATTCCCAATCCGACAGTGTTTTTAGAAATGAATACAGTCCTGATAACAGTAGCGATATTTCAGCTGATTCAAATAAAAGTTTACCGCACAGTAGTGAACGATCTGCTATAAAACagatcattaataatatagattaa
- the LOC122628621 gene encoding kinase D-interacting substrate of 220 kDa isoform X6, translating to MVSLCYRSLASYITDDNLAGLQNFLENKRTQVDDRDENGSTALILAAAKGKIQFLRELINYGADVNAEDVDNWTALLCAAKEGHTEICFELLDHGADLEHRDMGGWTPLMWATYKGRSTTVKMLIARGADINAHGNFHISSLLWAAGRGYSEIVKELIAHGAKVNVGDKYGTTALVWGSRKGNVEIVDTLLKAGANVDTAGMYSWTALLVATLGNHIDVVLLLLEHKPNVNALDKDGCTALAIACRDGHHEIANALLNAGAYVNIQDRSGDTNLIHAVKGGHRGVVESLLKKYADVDIAGKDRKTATYIAVEKGNTAILKLLLSANPDLEIATKDGDTPLLRAVRSRNAEIVQLLLDKKAKVSATDRKGDTVLHIAMRARSKGIVEILLRNPKNSQLLYRPNRQGETPYNIDINHPKTILGQIFGARRLNTNEDNENMLGYDLYSSALADILSEPSLSTPITVGLYAKWGSGKSFLLNKLREEMKNFARQWIDPVFQFSTLLFVVVTHVSLLVGVTTGLLVQSWVIGLACGISLIFIIYIFLVLVWYANKRYDWYWPSNFTVAFTTKLNSLKLLLQVIFCHPPGGSVHDGITVQPIKFYFTDQTRVGTTAAGENAVVQMVGSLYDSIENDFGSLSTRLYRAFRPKFDKSTTTWKWRHLCCLPYVVIFEFCFCSLLIGISVLTVYLIDISNNEPTIEKVTAHIIMITVALVLIISIIANLYTWSRTLKALVFSQRRHLQHSISKLETLKSEGFIQTLRSEVNLMTEMVKCLDSFMSQQSRLVLIVDGLDSCEQDKVLLVLDAIQALFSDNGYPFVVILAIDPHIISKAVEVNSRRLFTESNIGGHDYLRNMVHLPFYLQNSGLRKVKVAQQTALHGKKTTWSEAEESINYAATSTMHHSVSNRRLSTESAIMNSNEKLKPQSWKGNRKLRMSESIASSIGSNLNRLGGAQDLNKMLLTDDYFSDVNPRSMRRLMNVVYVTGRLLKAFQIDFNWYHLASWINITEQWPFRTSWLILHYDMYEESLDDSMSLKSLYDKVRPQIPVLKDVQPLLEMDRDERKLDVFLTFHRSSLHVSDMKIFLPFTINLDPYIKKKIKEEQQGLDEEVNLTHYKQVTPWNPPSNIYNPTNISKPIVPSRGVKLNRNPNIPGQQYIPPGPSWTYQPNFDWPATPWVHVPPAEPAPKPLSATTALPSEVLETKLSSMGVSEICDLLDKIEGFNINQAPQYKNVIRDNNINGKVLLHCDMQELKKVLKMAFGDWELFRMIIVSLRELEVSSFGTQDETSRSVRFTVGLEPIARKEHTLQTNTVRVPVHNEKEKGISRTDAPPRRDQVKQSIMEKQYQVTLEEQMICGALQTLNEEACEDVLDLPNPATAPTDSLSGRVASTQDTDYVLLQTNPLFHWVPVNNERESSDDSSCDSTIHLHRANSQHSIASQRSTRSTCSHGRSRSLRRTGSHCNSRPSSLFVSPPPSPRPAFRSKSTDENYVGNNIPLKPTSSLYSSKKRRSVSTLSDDTVPTISTSAIPISVPHASLEKLSKLKDRLIGTTSATSAAGDSDDESTPLVSELSTPTHSQSDSVFRNEYSPDNSSDISADSNKSLPHSSERSAIKQIINNID from the exons ATGGTATCGCTTTGTTATCGGTCGCTTGCCAGCTACATCACGGATGACAATCTCGCTGGTTTGCAAAACTtccttgaaaataaaagaacacaGGTTGATGACCGAGATGAG AACGGTAGCACAGCCCTCATCCTTGCAGCAGCTAAAGGCAAGATCCAATTTCTTCGGGAACTCATTAATTATGGTGCTGACGTCAACGCCGAGGACGTG GACAATTGGACGGCACTACTTTGCGCGGCTAAAGAAGGCCATACAGAGATCTGTTTCGAATTATTGGATCATGGCGCCGATTTGGAGCATCGCGACATG GGAGGATGGACACCCCTTATGTGGGCAACTTACAAAGGTAGATCGACAACGGTGAAGATGTTAATAGCACGTGGTGCTGATATCAATGCTCATGGAAACTTTCATATATCATCGTTGCTTTGGGCAGCTGGTAGAGGATACTCTGAAATAGTTAAAGAATTAATTGCTCATGGTGCTAAAGTCAATGTTGGCGATAAG taTGGTACTACGGCTTTAGTTTGGGGTTCTAGAAAGGGAAACGTGGAGATAGTCGATACATTATTGAAAGCCGGCGCAAATGTAGACACAGCTGGCATG TATTCATGGACAGCTCTTCTTGTGGCGACACTCGGTAATCATATAGACGTAGTGCTATTGCTTTTGGAACATAAGCCGAATGTAAATGCTCTTGACAAAGATGGATGTACGGCCTTGGCGATAGCTTGTCGAGACGGTCATCACGAGATAGCTAATGCACTTTTAAATGCCGGAGCTTATGTCAATATTCAAGATAGATCTGGTGATACCAACTTGATACATGCTGTCAAGGGTGGACACAGAGGAGTCGTTGAATCgcttcttaaaaaatatgctGATGTTGATATCGCTGGCAAG GATAGAAAAACTGCAACGTATATAGCTGTAGAAAAGGGTAACACAGCAATACTAAAACTATTACTAAGTGCTAATCCAGATCTAGAAATTGCAACAAAAGACGGTGATACGCCATTGCTGCGGGCAGTTAGATCGCGCAACGCCGAAATTGTGCAATTATTGTTAGACAAAAAAGCGAAAGTTTCTGCAACCGATAGGAAAGGGGATACTGTATTACACATTGCTATGCGTGCAAGATCTAAAGGCATAGTTGAGATATTACTGAGAAATCCAAAGAATAGTCAATTGCTATATCGGCCGAATCGTCAAGGAGAAACGCCATATAATATAGACATCAATCATCCTAAGACGATTCTAGGACAAATATTTGGTGCTC gTCGGCTTAATACTAATGAGGATAATGAGAATATGCTTGGATACGATTTATACAGTAGCGCGTTAGCAGATATACTTAGCGAACCATCACTGTCCACACCAATAACAGTTGGTTTGTATGCCAAATGGGGTTCTgggaaatcatttttattaaacaaattaagaG aggaaatgaaaaattttgcaCGACAGTGGATCGATCCAGTATTCcaattttctactttattgTTCGTAGTAGTTACTCACGTGTCTTTATTAGTTGGTGTTACAACGGGTCTTCTTGTACAATCGTGGGTCATCGGTCTTGCGTGCGGCATTagtcttatttttattatctacatatttttGGTGCTCGTGTGGTATGCCAATAAGAG ATACGACTGGTATTGGCCATCCAATTTTACAGTAGCTTTTACGACAAAATTGAATTCGTTGAAGCTACTACTGCAAGTAATTTTTTGCCATCCACCTGGTGGAAGTGTTCACGATGGAATTACCGTTCAACCCATCAAGTTTTATTTCACAGATCAAACCAGGGTCGGTACAACAGCTGCCGGAGAAAATGCGGTTGTACAAATGGTGGGATCTCTTTATGATtctattgaaaatgattttggTTCTTTATCTACGAGATTATACAGAGCATTTAGACCAAAATTTGATAAGTCTACCACAACTTGGAAGTGGAGACATCTTTGTTGTTTACCATATGTTGTTATATTTGAATTCTGCTTCTGCAGTTTACTCATTGGTATATCAGTACTTACTGTCTACCTCatagatatatctaataatga ACCAACTATTGAGAAGGTTACAGCGCATATCATTATGATAACTGTTGCCTTAGTATTAATTATCAGTATTATagcaaatttatatacatggaGTCGGACGTTGAAAGCGCTTGTGTTCTCGCAGAGAAGACATCTGCAACATAGTATATCAAAATTAGAAACGTTAAAAAGCGAAGGTTTTATACAAACATTAAGAAGTGAAGTTAATCTAATGACTGAAATG GTAAAATGCTTAGATAGCTTCATGTCTCAACAAAGTAGACTAGTTTTAATAGTAGATGGCCTAGACAGTTGTGAACAAGATAAAGTTCTACTTGTTCTAGATGCTATACAGGCTTTATTTAGTGATAATGGATACCCATTTGTGGTGATCTTAGCCATTGATCCACACATTATATCTAAG gcAGTAGAAGTAAACAGCAGAAGATTATTTACCGAGTCGAATATTGGAGGACATGATTACTTACGAAATATGGTTCATCTTccgttttatttacaaaatagtGGTTTGCGCAAAGTGAAAGTTGCACAACAAACTGCACTTCATGGTAAAAAGACGACTTGGTCGGAAGCTGAGGAGAGTATTAATTATGCCGCTACAAGTACAATGCATCACTCTGTTTCTAATAGAAGACTTAGTACAGAATCTGCTATAATGaatagtaatgaaaaattaaagccACAGAGTTGGAAGGGTAACAGAAAATTACGAATGAGTGAATCCATTGCTAGCAGTATTGGTAGCAATCTAAATCGATTAGGTGGCGCACAAGATCTTAATAAAATGCTTCTGACTGATGATTACTTCAGTGATGTGAATCCACGTAGTATGAGAAGATTAATGAACGTTGTTTATGTCACTGGAAGGTTATTGAAAGCATTCCAGATTGATTTTAATTGGTATCATCTAGCCAGTTGGATCAACATAACAGAACAATGGCCTTTTAGGACATCTTGgttaatattacattacgATATGTACGAGGAAAGTTTGGATGATTCCATGTCATTGAAAAGTCTTTATGATAA AGTGCGCCCACAAATACCAGTGCTGAAAGATGTTCAGCCTCTTCTTGAAATGGATAGAGATGAACGTAAATTGGACGTTTTTCTGACCTTTCATCGGTCTAGCTTACACGTCAgcgatatgaaaatatttttaccatTTACGATTAATCTTGAtccttatataaaaaagaaaataaaggaagaacaGCAAGGATTAGACGAAGAGGTCAATTTAACTCATTATAAACAAGTAACGCCATGGAATCCGCCaagcaatatttataatccaaCTAATATAAGCAAACCTATTGTTCCAAGTCGTGGTGTAAAACTTAATAGAAATCCAAACATACCTGGACAACAGTACATTCCACCAGGACCATCGTGGACTTATCAGCCAAATTTCGATTGGCCTGCTACACCTTGGGTACACGTACCTCCTGCAGAACCTGCACCTAAACCACTTTCTGCAACTACTGCGTTACCA TCAGAAGTTCttgaaacaaaattatctTCTATGGGTGTGAGTGAGATTTGTGACCTTCTTGATAAAATCGAAGGTTTTAACATAAATCAAGCACCGcagtataaaaatgtaatcagagacaataatattaatggaaAGGTTTTGCTTCATTGTGATATgcaagaattaaaaaaa gTTCTTAAAATGGCGTTCGGTGATTGGGAATTATTTCGTATGATAATTGTATCGCTCAGAGAATTGGAAGTATCATCGTTCGGTACTCAAGATGAGACTTCTCGAAGTGTACGATTTACGGTAGGACTCGAGCCTATCGCACGAAAag AACATACTTTGCAAACCAATACTGTTCGCGTACCTGTccataatgaaaaagaaaaaggaatatccAGAACGGATGCACCACCACGACGAGATCAAGTAAAACAATCTATTATGGAAAAACAG TATCAG GTAACTTTAGAAGAACAAATGATCTGTGGTGCTTTACAAACCTTAAATGAAGAAGCTTGCGAAGATGTATTGGATCTTCCAAATCCAGCGACGGCACCAACAGACTCACTTTCAG GACGAGTTGCGTCAACTCAGGATACGGATTACGTCCTTCTACAAACCAATCCACTTTTTCATTGGGTACCGGTTAACAATGAACGGGAAAGTTCTGACGATAGTTCATGCGACTCAACTATACATCTACATCGCGCTAATTCTCAACATAGCATAGCTTCTCAACGAAGTACAAGATCCACTTGTTCTCATGGTCGTAGTAGAAGTTTAAGAAGAACTGGGAGTCATTGCAATAGCAGACCATCctccctttttgtttctcctccACCTTCACCTCGACCTGCCTTTAGATCTAAATCCACCGATGAAAACTACGTGGGAAATAATATACCTTTAAAGCCAACATCTTCCTTATattcatcgaagaaaagaCGTTCTGTATCAACGCTTAGCGACGATACAGTACCAACAATATCTACATCGGCAATACCTATTTCCGTTCCACACGCTAGCTTGGAAAAATTGTCTAAGTTAAAAGATCGTTTAATTGGAACAACTTCGGCAACATCCGCAGCAGGCGACAGTGATGATGAATCTACACCTTTGGTATCAGAATTATCAACACCAACTCATTCCCAATCCGACAGTGTTTTTAGAAATGAATACAGTCCTGATAACAGTAGCGATATTTCAGCTGATTCAAATAAAAGTTTACCGCACAGTAGTGAACGATCTGCTATAAAACagatcattaataatatagattaa